In the Moraxella osloensis genome, one interval contains:
- the polA gene encoding DNA polymerase I, with translation MTATALLDTDHINTDKPPFILVDGSYYMFRNFHALPVTMQTTQGLHTNSIRGTLNALKKLMEKYRPTHMAVAFDTKAPTFRHKLSPIYKGDRPEIPAELAEQIPYIHKMIQAMGIPLLAIEGVEADDIIGTLAHRACLEGHHVIISTGDKDMCQLVNPCVIVENSFDDKRYDIAGVKEKFGIEPRQIIDYLTLMGDASDGIKGVAGIGAKTAQKLLEQYDSIDNILANVDQLKGKQQQTFLQSTDSIALDKKLATIITDLDIVPDWETLRLPTDPSFNIEEKRAIFTELEFKSEIASLNHPFHPSNNGNFKAAEPAQNAVVEAIKTSQDSKNTANKQWHTITSQADFDMLIQRLGASKHFVIDTETTDVNWQHAELVGLSFALQSHEAYYVPVAHVDEMGNQIEQLAREDVLAQLKPILQNPQIGKIGQHLKYDAHILANYHIDLINEPSNWAMDTMLASYVINAVATRHGMDDLARHYLHTQTITFEDVAGKGAKQITFDKVPLTVASDYACEDADITYQLFELFSEKLKAEPNNAKLLHELEIPVAQILCQMEHDGILLNKAFLGELSARFDEKIQALETVAFAQAGETFNLASPKQLGEVLFDRLGITGGKKTKTGQYSTSEAVLATIDHPLIETVLEHRSLSKLKSTYTDALANVADSNDRVHTSYHQALTTTGRLSSTEPNLQNIPIRTDTGRLIRGAFIAPKGRKVLSADYSQIELRLMAHFANDPVLIKAFQEGHDIHRATAAEILGKAFDDVTSEERRQAKAVNFGLLYGMSEFGLAKQLGFTRQQAQDYIKLYFARYPTVRAYMQATRTAAQNQGYITTILGRKLFTPDMQHPNRGMRQAAERAAINAPLQGSAADIIKLAMIAVNEVLPTEHAKMLLQVHDELVFEADEDKAEAIAELIKNAMQNVLSKTAKEKGWDVDFAVPLVVEVGIGDNWDEAH, from the coding sequence ATGACTGCAACTGCCTTACTTGATACCGATCACATCAACACCGACAAGCCGCCGTTTATCTTGGTGGACGGCTCATATTATATGTTCCGCAATTTTCACGCCTTGCCTGTCACCATGCAAACCACCCAAGGCTTGCACACCAACTCCATCCGCGGCACACTCAACGCCCTCAAAAAACTGATGGAAAAATACCGCCCGACACACATGGCGGTGGCATTCGATACCAAAGCGCCCACCTTTCGCCACAAGCTTTCCCCCATTTATAAAGGCGACCGCCCAGAAATACCCGCCGAACTTGCCGAGCAAATCCCTTACATTCACAAGATGATACAAGCGATGGGCATACCGCTACTCGCCATTGAAGGCGTAGAAGCTGACGACATTATCGGTACACTCGCCCATCGTGCTTGCTTAGAAGGTCATCATGTCATCATCTCCACAGGCGACAAAGACATGTGCCAACTGGTCAATCCCTGCGTCATCGTGGAAAACAGCTTTGATGACAAACGCTATGACATCGCAGGGGTCAAAGAAAAATTTGGCATCGAGCCGCGTCAAATCATCGACTATCTCACCCTCATGGGTGACGCATCGGATGGTATCAAGGGTGTCGCAGGCATCGGTGCAAAAACCGCGCAAAAACTGCTTGAGCAATACGACAGCATTGATAATATCCTTGCCAATGTCGACCAGTTAAAAGGCAAGCAACAACAAACCTTTTTGCAAAGCACCGACAGCATCGCCTTGGATAAAAAACTGGCAACGATTATCACCGACCTTGATATCGTGCCTGACTGGGAGACTTTGCGACTACCGACTGACCCAAGTTTTAACATAGAAGAAAAACGCGCAATTTTTACCGAACTGGAATTTAAAAGTGAAATCGCGTCGCTCAATCATCCGTTTCACCCGTCCAATAACGGCAATTTTAAAGCCGCTGAGCCTGCTCAAAATGCTGTGGTTGAAGCCATTAAAACTAGCCAAGATAGCAAAAATACTGCCAACAAGCAGTGGCACACTATCACCAGCCAAGCCGATTTTGATATGTTAATCCAACGCCTTGGCGCATCAAAGCATTTTGTCATTGATACCGAAACCACTGATGTGAATTGGCAACATGCCGAGCTGGTCGGCTTGTCGTTTGCGCTGCAATCGCATGAAGCCTATTATGTGCCTGTTGCCCACGTTGATGAGATGGGCAATCAGATTGAACAACTTGCCCGCGAGGATGTTTTAGCCCAGTTAAAACCGATTTTGCAAAATCCACAAATCGGCAAAATCGGTCAGCACTTAAAATACGACGCCCATATTTTGGCAAATTACCATATCGACTTAATCAACGAGCCAAGCAACTGGGCGATGGACACCATGCTTGCCAGCTATGTGATTAATGCTGTTGCCACGCGCCATGGCATGGACGACTTGGCACGCCACTATCTACACACCCAAACCATCACTTTTGAAGATGTGGCAGGCAAAGGCGCCAAGCAAATCACCTTTGACAAAGTCCCTTTAACCGTGGCAAGTGACTACGCCTGTGAAGACGCCGATATCACCTATCAGCTATTTGAACTGTTTAGCGAAAAACTCAAAGCCGAACCGAACAATGCCAAGCTGCTTCATGAACTAGAAATTCCTGTTGCCCAAATCCTGTGCCAAATGGAGCATGACGGGATTTTGCTCAATAAAGCGTTTTTGGGGGAATTGTCCGCGCGCTTTGATGAAAAAATCCAAGCACTTGAAACAGTCGCCTTTGCGCAAGCGGGCGAAACCTTTAACCTTGCCAGTCCAAAGCAGTTGGGTGAAGTGCTGTTTGACCGCTTAGGCATTACAGGCGGTAAAAAAACCAAAACAGGGCAATACTCCACCAGTGAAGCGGTGCTTGCCACCATCGACCATCCGCTAATTGAAACTGTGCTTGAGCATCGCAGTCTGTCTAAGCTTAAAAGCACCTACACAGACGCGTTGGCAAACGTGGCGGACAGCAACGACCGTGTGCATACCAGTTATCATCAAGCGTTGACGACCACAGGACGGTTGTCATCGACTGAGCCGAATTTGCAAAACATCCCGATTCGTACCGATACTGGGCGGTTGATTCGTGGCGCGTTTATTGCCCCCAAAGGTCGCAAAGTGCTATCAGCCGACTATTCGCAAATTGAGCTTCGGCTGATGGCACACTTTGCCAATGACCCTGTGCTCATCAAAGCGTTTCAAGAAGGGCATGATATTCACCGCGCCACCGCCGCTGAGATTTTGGGCAAGGCGTTTGATGATGTGACGAGCGAAGAACGCCGCCAAGCCAAAGCGGTGAACTTTGGGCTACTCTATGGCATGAGTGAATTTGGGCTTGCCAAGCAGTTGGGCTTCACTCGCCAGCAAGCGCAAGACTATATCAAGCTGTACTTTGCCCGCTACCCTACGGTACGTGCCTATATGCAAGCCACCCGCACGGCTGCCCAAAACCAAGGCTATATCACCACGATTTTGGGGCGTAAGCTATTTACCCCCGATATGCAGCACCCCAACCGCGGTATGCGCCAAGCGGCAGAACGCGCGGCGATTAATGCGCCACTACAAGGCTCAGCTGCCGATATCATCAAACTTGCTATGATTGCGGTGAATGAGGTATTGCCCACAGAGCACGCTAAAATGCTACTACAGGTGCATGATGAGCTGGTGTTTGAAGCGGATGAGGATAAAGCCGAGGCGATTGCCGAGTTGATAAAAAACGCTATGCAAAATGTGTTATCTAAGACCGCCAAAGAGAAAGGCTGGGATGTGGATTTTGCGGTGCCGCTGGTGGTTGAAGTGGGCATCGGTGATAATTGGGATGAGGCGCATTAA
- a CDS encoding thioesterase family protein, translating into MGNTYYTLLDRTITDDITTSNYRCNIHCQGAWNDNEQHMAAATGLLAYELEQFKPRSDMRIGRISLDIFGLIHFGDFSVTTHIIRPGRTIELLETTMAANGKICIVARAWRMQTSDTSEIAGLEDERIGYPKSYPNWDGMKHWGGGYIDSIYLKADPDNRQGDGIVWINTDIDMVEENGQVQPTSDFVHLMGMVDTANGVVPRIHQPNTIEWFFPNLDLQIHLHRMPVGRWLGLETVQQFGGDGVGLTSSVLHDAHGAFGRSEQILTIRKA; encoded by the coding sequence ATGGGCAATACCTATTACACACTGCTTGACCGCACCATTACCGATGATATCACCACATCAAACTACCGCTGCAATATCCACTGCCAAGGCGCATGGAATGACAACGAACAACACATGGCGGCAGCGACAGGACTGTTGGCTTACGAGCTTGAACAATTTAAACCGCGCAGTGATATGCGTATCGGGCGAATCAGTCTGGATATTTTTGGGCTGATTCATTTTGGCGATTTTAGCGTGACCACCCACATTATCCGCCCGGGTCGCACTATCGAACTGCTCGAAACCACCATGGCAGCCAATGGCAAAATCTGTATCGTTGCCCGCGCGTGGCGTATGCAAACCAGCGATACCTCAGAGATTGCAGGGCTGGAAGATGAGCGAATCGGTTATCCAAAAAGCTACCCGAACTGGGACGGCATGAAGCATTGGGGCGGCGGCTATATTGACAGTATTTATCTCAAAGCCGACCCCGATAACCGCCAAGGCGATGGCATCGTGTGGATCAATACCGATATCGACATGGTCGAAGAAAACGGTCAAGTACAGCCCACATCCGACTTTGTGCATTTGATGGGCATGGTCGATACCGCCAATGGCGTGGTACCGCGTATTCACCAACCCAATACCATTGAATGGTTTTTCCCCAATTTAGATTTGCAAATCCATCTGCATCGTATGCCTGTTGGGCGTTGGCTGGGACTTGAGACCGTGCAACAATTTGGTGGCGATGGTGTGGGTCTGACCAGTAGCGTGCTGCATGACGCACACGGCGCGTTTGGTCGTAGCGAGCAAATTTTAACCATTCGAAAAGCCTAA
- a CDS encoding methyltransferase domain-containing protein: MEDNNTITEHSVNDAEFWQKRYDDGYTGWDIGKISPPLQAYIEHLLDNGVSKSVQILIPGAGNAYEAGYLHEQGFSHVYVVDFAKLPLDNFAKRYPSFPKAHLLQADFFGLDPAQYQFDYIIEQTFFCAIDPSRRSDYAKQMQKLLKPTGKLVGVLLDKHFESSPPFGGDKQEYETLFQQFFTIDKLAPCYNSIKPRQGSELFFILSQKK; the protein is encoded by the coding sequence ATGGAAGATAACAATACAATAACTGAACACTCGGTCAACGACGCCGAATTTTGGCAAAAACGCTATGACGATGGCTATACTGGGTGGGATATTGGTAAAATTTCGCCACCCCTGCAAGCCTATATCGAGCATTTACTCGACAACGGCGTGAGTAAATCGGTGCAGATTTTAATCCCTGGGGCGGGCAACGCCTACGAAGCAGGCTATCTTCATGAACAAGGTTTTAGCCATGTTTATGTAGTGGATTTTGCCAAGCTGCCTTTGGATAATTTTGCCAAGCGCTATCCCAGTTTTCCCAAAGCGCACTTGCTACAAGCGGATTTTTTTGGCTTAGACCCTGCGCAGTATCAGTTTGATTATATTATTGAGCAGACGTTTTTTTGCGCGATTGACCCCAGTAGACGCAGCGATTATGCCAAGCAAATGCAAAAGCTCCTCAAACCCACGGGCAAATTGGTCGGCGTGTTGCTAGATAAGCATTTTGAAAGCAGTCCGCCGTTTGGTGGCGATAAGCAAGAATATGAAACATTATTTCAGCAGTTTTTCACCATTGATAAACTGGCGCCTTGCTATAATTCAATTAAGCCCAGACAGGGTAGCGAATTATTTTTTATCCTGAGCCAAAAAAAGTAG
- a CDS encoding glutaredoxin family protein — translation MSDLDAQNITNPHDHIMADPTTWRLYGTVGCHLCEIAESLLLQAQAVADIRWQSIDIAELPEQEMLKFADKIPVLVTANKTLYYPFSIMDIMALS, via the coding sequence ATGTCCGACCTCGATGCCCAAAACATCACAAATCCGCACGATCACATTATGGCTGACCCAACTACTTGGCGATTATATGGCACAGTGGGCTGTCATCTGTGTGAAATCGCTGAAAGCTTATTGCTGCAAGCACAAGCCGTTGCCGATATACGCTGGCAGTCGATTGATATTGCCGAGTTACCAGAACAAGAGATGCTGAAATTTGCTGATAAAATACCCGTGCTAGTCACCGCTAACAAGACGTTATATTATCCTTTTTCCATCATGGATATTATGGCGTTAAGCTGA
- the mtgA gene encoding monofunctional biosynthetic peptidoglycan transglycosylase: MSLKPKPVNTALPPTNRGIGFGGWFKRILLIVIACFVAFHVIVAALLVVWKTQPINNSMFMILYRLGNFAPVSQTWVDDNQISVNVKRAAIASEDANFVNHAGFDVQGIENAIKKNEKAGAISAGGSTISQQLAKNLFLYPNRSYFRKGEEALITLMIENMWTKERILLAYLNVAEFGKGVYGIEAAAQHYYHKSAAHLTKRQAASLIAMLPNPKYFEDNRNDRRLLNKTQIILRRMGAADLPDTE; this comes from the coding sequence ATGTCGTTAAAGCCCAAACCTGTCAACACAGCTTTACCACCTACCAACCGCGGTATCGGGTTTGGCGGCTGGTTCAAGCGTATTTTGCTCATAGTCATTGCCTGCTTTGTTGCGTTTCATGTAATAGTTGCCGCCTTATTGGTTGTCTGGAAAACCCAGCCTATCAATAACAGTATGTTCATGATACTGTATCGCTTGGGCAATTTTGCCCCTGTGAGTCAGACCTGGGTGGATGATAATCAAATTTCGGTGAATGTAAAACGGGCGGCGATTGCCAGCGAAGATGCCAACTTTGTCAATCACGCTGGCTTTGATGTGCAAGGCATTGAGAATGCGATTAAGAAAAATGAAAAAGCGGGGGCTATCAGCGCGGGCGGCTCAACCATTAGCCAACAGCTTGCCAAAAATTTATTTTTATACCCCAATCGCTCGTATTTTCGCAAAGGCGAAGAAGCGTTAATTACCTTGATGATTGAAAATATGTGGACCAAAGAGCGGATTTTGCTTGCTTATCTCAATGTCGCAGAGTTTGGTAAAGGCGTGTATGGCATTGAAGCAGCCGCTCAGCACTACTACCACAAGTCGGCAGCGCATTTGACCAAGCGACAAGCCGCATCTTTGATTGCCATGTTACCTAACCCCAAATATTTTGAAGACAACCGTAACGACCGCCGCCTGCTTAACAAAACCCAAATTATTTTACGGCGCATGGGTGCGGCAGATTTGCCCGACACGGAATAG
- the ppk1 gene encoding polyphosphate kinase 1 → MPNTAKQDQPSEEHVPPINPILGFNSICYPNVFESQQDDSERYFNRELSLLQFHQRVLAQATNPRHPLLERLFFLIIFSSNLDEFFEIRVAGLMQKVQMGDVVSSIDGMRPSKVLSYISEIAHHAVDEQYRILNDEILPALAEQDIRYLKRDELTQEQAAWVKKYFAEQVAPVLTPISIDPAHPFPRLVNKSLNFMVGLEGKDGFGRDINMAIVPAPRSLPRVIRLPNELTGGKEHHIMLTAVIHGHIEELFPGMTVTGCHQFRLTRNADLDLSDDVEDLAKALEGELENRRFGAKVRLEVTTHCPQTMVDYLLEEFGLSPEQLYRVNGPVNLTRLLFDFKIPNLRYQPFNHAIPKAFRRDSLDKNENVFHAIRKQDVLVHHPFHSFSPVVNILRQAANDPHVLAIKQTLYRSGTNSEIVQALAKAARKGKEVTAVIELRARFDEKSNIEVANFLQQAGAVVVYGIVGYKTHAKLMMIVRREEDKIRRYVHLGTGNYHAGNAKAYTDYGLFTANEAITEDVHKIFNELTGMGKPAKVQKLLHAPFTLHDRLMGFIDNEIAHAKAGKEAHIIIKVNAMTEKLLIDKLYEASQAGVKVNLIIRSMCCIRPQLPGVSDNITVRSIVGRFLEHTRVYYFANGHQNPNANGKRTYRLYCASADWMERNLFSRVEVAFPIEDPIVFKRIMEDLHNYLKDNVNAWELDAKGAWRAITPGEGEAAFSAQDYLLTKITRKS, encoded by the coding sequence ATGCCAAACACTGCCAAACAAGACCAACCCAGCGAAGAGCATGTACCACCAATCAATCCGATACTAGGCTTTAACAGCATTTGCTACCCAAACGTGTTTGAATCCCAACAAGACGATAGCGAGCGGTATTTTAATCGTGAATTGTCACTGTTACAGTTTCATCAGCGGGTACTCGCCCAAGCCACCAATCCCCGCCACCCACTGCTTGAACGACTGTTTTTCTTGATCATTTTTTCATCTAATTTAGATGAATTCTTTGAAATCCGTGTCGCAGGCTTGATGCAAAAAGTACAAATGGGCGATGTGGTGAGCAGTATCGATGGTATGCGCCCTAGTAAGGTTTTGTCATATATCTCTGAAATCGCCCATCATGCGGTGGATGAGCAATACCGTATTTTAAATGATGAAATTTTGCCTGCACTGGCGGAGCAAGACATTCGCTACCTAAAACGTGATGAATTGACCCAAGAGCAAGCCGCCTGGGTAAAAAAATACTTTGCCGAGCAAGTCGCGCCGGTGCTGACGCCGATTAGTATTGACCCTGCACATCCTTTTCCTAGGTTGGTGAATAAAAGCTTGAATTTTATGGTGGGCTTAGAGGGCAAAGATGGCTTTGGTCGCGATATTAACATGGCGATTGTGCCTGCACCCCGAAGCTTACCGCGGGTTATTCGCTTACCCAATGAACTGACAGGCGGTAAAGAACATCACATCATGCTCACCGCAGTGATTCACGGGCATATCGAAGAATTATTTCCTGGCATGACGGTCACTGGCTGCCACCAATTTCGTTTGACCCGCAACGCCGATTTAGATTTATCCGATGATGTCGAAGACTTGGCGAAAGCGTTGGAAGGTGAATTGGAAAACCGCCGATTTGGTGCCAAAGTGCGCTTAGAAGTGACCACCCATTGCCCACAGACGATGGTGGATTATCTGCTTGAAGAGTTTGGTTTAAGCCCAGAGCAACTATACCGTGTCAATGGTCCTGTCAATTTGACCCGTTTGTTGTTTGATTTTAAAATCCCAAATTTGCGTTATCAGCCGTTTAATCATGCCATTCCCAAAGCGTTTCGCCGTGATAGCTTGGATAAAAATGAAAATGTGTTCCATGCCATTCGTAAGCAAGACGTATTGGTGCATCACCCGTTTCATTCGTTTTCACCTGTGGTCAACATTTTGCGCCAAGCCGCCAATGACCCGCATGTATTAGCCATCAAACAAACCCTTTATCGCTCGGGGACGAATTCTGAAATTGTCCAAGCGCTGGCCAAAGCTGCGCGTAAAGGCAAAGAAGTCACCGCTGTGATTGAGCTGCGTGCGCGCTTTGATGAAAAATCCAACATTGAAGTAGCAAACTTTCTGCAGCAGGCTGGGGCAGTGGTGGTGTATGGCATCGTCGGCTACAAGACCCACGCCAAGCTGATGATGATTGTACGCCGTGAGGAAGACAAAATCCGCCGCTATGTGCATTTGGGCACGGGCAACTACCATGCGGGCAATGCCAAAGCGTATACTGACTACGGTCTATTTACCGCCAATGAAGCAATCACCGAAGATGTGCATAAAATCTTTAACGAACTCACAGGCATGGGCAAGCCAGCCAAAGTGCAAAAACTACTGCATGCACCTTTCACCTTACATGACAGGCTCATGGGCTTTATTGACAACGAAATTGCCCATGCCAAAGCAGGCAAAGAGGCGCACATCATCATCAAGGTCAACGCAATGACCGAAAAACTACTGATTGACAAGCTATATGAAGCATCGCAAGCAGGCGTTAAAGTCAATCTGATTATTCGTTCGATGTGTTGTATTCGTCCGCAATTACCCGGCGTATCTGACAACATCACCGTGCGCTCTATCGTTGGGCGTTTTTTGGAGCACACCCGCGTGTATTATTTTGCCAATGGGCATCAAAATCCCAATGCTAATGGCAAACGCACCTACCGTTTATATTGCGCCAGTGCAGACTGGATGGAACGCAATTTGTTTAGCCGTGTTGAAGTGGCTTTCCCCATTGAAGACCCCATCGTCTTTAAACGCATTATGGAAGATTTGCACAATTATCTCAAAGACAATGTCAATGCATGGGAGCTTGATGCCAAAGGCGCATGGCGAGCGATTACCCCTGGTGAAGGTGAAGCAGCATTCTCGGCACAAGATTATTTATTGACCAAAATCACCAGAAAAAGCTAA
- a CDS encoding tRNA-(ms[2]io[6]A)-hydroxylase has protein sequence MDNDNSVYQPKPIDITPVLAFLGCTTSDKWLKAAMADLPTIIQDHANCEKKAAGTAMNLIFRYMSHTELQLKLAQLIREEMLHYEQVMGLMAERGQAWQHIAAGRYAAGMLKHKRTYEPQAMIDTLIIGAFIEARSCERFWALSQVIEDERLAKYYRYLLKSESRHFEDYLALAQSISDEPIDARVAFFRQVEAQLIDEPDDELRFHSGVPNWIA, from the coding sequence TTGGATAATGATAACTCTGTCTATCAGCCAAAACCCATCGACATCACCCCTGTTTTGGCGTTTTTGGGTTGCACGACGTCGGATAAGTGGCTAAAAGCTGCGATGGCAGATTTGCCGACTATCATCCAAGATCATGCCAATTGTGAAAAAAAAGCCGCAGGCACCGCGATGAATTTGATTTTTCGCTATATGTCGCATACCGAGCTGCAATTAAAGCTTGCTCAGCTAATTCGAGAAGAAATGCTCCATTATGAGCAAGTGATGGGATTGATGGCAGAGCGTGGACAAGCGTGGCAACATATTGCTGCAGGTCGCTACGCCGCAGGTATGCTCAAACATAAACGCACTTACGAGCCGCAAGCGATGATAGACACTTTAATTATTGGTGCTTTCATCGAAGCCCGATCATGTGAACGTTTTTGGGCACTGTCACAAGTGATTGAGGATGAGCGTTTGGCAAAATATTATCGCTATTTGCTAAAATCAGAAAGTCGTCATTTTGAAGATTATCTGGCATTGGCGCAAAGTATCAGTGACGAGCCGATTGATGCGCGGGTGGCGTTTTTTCGTCAAGTAGAGGCGCAGCTTATCGATGAACCCGATGATGAATTACGCTTTCATAGTGGGGTACCTAATTGGATTGCGTGA